A genomic segment from Clostridium pasteurianum BC1 encodes:
- a CDS encoding UvrB/UvrC motif-containing protein, which produces MLCEICKKNEATFYITKIVNGNKQQISLCENCAKEFDGFNVSGEIGIISPFSLQNILSGLMDYMSETPNISKGLEIKCKNCGMPLAKFKKKGLLGCSECYKNFSSTVNPVIYRVQGKVEHVGKIPKKCGKGIIERKRILNLKEDLQKAIALENYEEAALIRDKIRVMENNEKEG; this is translated from the coding sequence ATGTTATGTGAAATATGTAAAAAAAACGAGGCGACTTTTTATATAACTAAGATTGTAAATGGTAATAAACAACAGATTAGTTTGTGTGAAAATTGTGCTAAAGAATTTGATGGATTTAATGTTTCAGGAGAAATAGGAATAATATCACCTTTTTCACTTCAGAATATATTAAGTGGACTTATGGATTATATGAGTGAAACTCCAAATATTTCTAAAGGACTAGAAATAAAATGTAAAAATTGCGGTATGCCTTTAGCAAAATTTAAGAAGAAGGGGTTACTTGGCTGCAGTGAATGTTATAAAAATTTTAGTTCCACTGTAAATCCAGTGATATATAGAGTACAGGGTAAGGTAGAACACGTTGGTAAGATACCAAAGAAATGTGGCAAGGGAATAATTGAAAGAAAGAGAATACTGAATTTAAAAGAAGATCTGCAAAAAGCTATTGCACTTGAAAATTATGAAGAGGCAGCGTTAATTAGAGACAAAATCAGAGTAATGGAAAATAACGAAAAGGAGGGGTAA
- a CDS encoding CtsR family transcriptional regulator, with amino-acid sequence MIRLSDIIENFIKEMMAEADENELEIQRNELANQFSCAPSQINYVLTTRFTTEKGYYIESKRGGGGCIRIRKIEYIENKPLANVITEKIGNSITYNGGVQIVEALKDAEIISNREMNILKAAINDRTLSMVNDLRNKVRAEVLKATIMAIML; translated from the coding sequence ATGATAAGGCTATCGGACATTATAGAAAATTTTATAAAAGAAATGATGGCGGAAGCAGATGAAAATGAATTAGAAATACAACGAAATGAGTTAGCTAATCAATTTAGTTGTGCACCTTCACAGATAAATTACGTATTAACAACTAGATTTACTACGGAAAAAGGCTATTACATCGAAAGTAAAAGAGGTGGCGGTGGATGTATTCGCATAAGAAAGATAGAATATATTGAAAATAAGCCACTGGCTAATGTAATTACAGAAAAAATAGGGAACAGTATAACCTATAATGGAGGAGTACAGATTGTTGAGGCTTTAAAAGATGCAGAAATTATATCTAATAGAGAGATGAATATTTTGAAGGCAGCTATAAATGATAGGACTTTGTCTATGGTTAATGATTTAAGAAATAAAGTTAGGGCGGAAGTTTTAAAAGCTACTATAATGGCTATAATGTTGTAG